The following coding sequences are from one Haploplasma axanthum window:
- a CDS encoding S4 domain-containing protein, protein MRIDLFLKTSRLIKRRKIANDAATKELVYINDKLVKPSARVKLDDIVTLNLGTKQIIVKVTSLTSKKEELMYQLISEKYL, encoded by the coding sequence ATGAGAATTGATTTATTTTTAAAAACATCAAGATTAATAAAACGTAGAAAAATTGCTAACGATGCTGCTACTAAAGAATTAGTATATATAAATGATAAATTAGTAAAACCATCTGCAAGAGTAAAACTTGATGATATTGTTACATTAAACCTTGGAACTAAACAAATTATTGTTAAAGTTACTAGTTTAACTTCTAAAAAAGAGGAATTAATGTACCAATTGATAAGTGAAAAGTATTTATGA
- the hpt gene encoding hypoxanthine phosphoribosyltransferase: MNNVIEEILVSEKQIAEACKRLGSEITKDYENKDLVLVGLLKGCIPFLSDLAKHIELPLEVQYMIVSSYHGGTASSNEIQIKYDLEVPIKDRDILLVEDIIDTGQTIKAVKKLFETRGAKSIKVVSLLDKKDNNNLKAEYVGFTIPNKFVLGYGLDFQQKYRNLPYIGVLKKEFYDK, from the coding sequence ATGAACAACGTTATTGAAGAAATATTAGTAAGTGAGAAACAAATTGCTGAAGCGTGTAAAAGATTAGGTAGTGAAATAACTAAAGATTATGAAAATAAAGATTTAGTTTTAGTTGGACTTTTAAAAGGGTGCATACCATTTCTATCTGATTTAGCAAAACATATTGAATTACCGTTGGAAGTTCAATATATGATTGTGAGTAGTTATCATGGTGGTACTGCTTCTTCTAATGAGATACAAATTAAGTATGATTTAGAAGTACCAATTAAAGATCGCGATATCTTGCTTGTTGAAGATATCATTGATACCGGTCAAACAATTAAAGCAGTTAAAAAACTATTTGAAACTCGTGGTGCTAAATCAATCAAAGTAGTTTCACTACTTGATAAAAAAGATAATAACAACTTAAAAGCTGAATATGTTGGGTTTACTATTCCAAATAAATTCGTTTTAGGTTATGGACTTGATTTCCAACAAAAATATAGAAATTTACCATATATTGGTGTATTAAAAAAAGAATTTTATGATAAATAA
- a CDS encoding Maf family protein, with product MIILASNSVRRIELLKDAGVDFKVIPSNVVEVIDEKLKPEDNAMNLAFLKANDVFNRNPGDLVIAADTIVTLNNRIFGKPKDEEEAFEMLKTLSNKRHEVITGVAILYRDRKDVFYSKSTVKFKDLTDEQINDYIATKEPFGKAGAYAIQGIGKSIVDTFEGDFFTIVGLPLKDVLKRIKEIEAI from the coding sequence ATGATAATACTTGCTAGTAATTCAGTTAGAAGAATTGAACTTTTGAAAGATGCCGGTGTTGATTTTAAAGTTATTCCAAGTAATGTGGTCGAAGTAATTGATGAAAAGTTAAAACCAGAAGATAATGCCATGAACTTAGCATTTTTAAAGGCGAATGATGTTTTTAACAGAAATCCTGGTGATTTAGTTATAGCAGCTGATACAATAGTTACATTGAATAATAGAATTTTTGGTAAACCAAAGGATGAAGAAGAAGCATTTGAGATGTTAAAGACATTGTCAAATAAAAGACATGAAGTAATCACTGGTGTTGCTATTTTATATAGAGATCGAAAAGATGTTTTTTATTCAAAATCAACTGTTAAATTTAAAGATTTAACGGATGAACAAATTAATGATTATATTGCTACTAAAGAACCATTTGGTAAAGCAGGAGCATATGCTATTCAAGGAATTGGAAAGAGCATTGTAGATACATTTGAAGGTGACTTTTTTACAATAGTAGGATTGCCACTTAAAGATGTTTTAAAGCGAATAAAAGAAATTGAGGCCATTTAA
- the dusB gene encoding tRNA dihydrouridine synthase DusB yields MSFKIKNIEINNKVILAPMAGVSNSPFRKLARKYGAGLVYAEMVSDKGLINANDKTKKMLYMEDFEKPMIQQVFGSDIESMVEAAKFIDENSNCDAIDINMGCPVPKVAIKAQAGSSLMKDPAKIYELVKAVKEAVNKPITVKIRSGWDSDSVNAVEVAKKIEEAGASAITVHARTRAQGYSGEPDLDVIKAVKEAVSIPVIGNGNIVDGISAKKMLEYTKCDAVMIGRAALGNPWVFREIDAFLNGEEIPPRPTNKEIFDLIMTHMEELIKFKGEKLGILEMRGHSPWYLKGIPNASEVRKNLTKCNSKDEMEAVLRDFLL; encoded by the coding sequence ATGTCTTTTAAGATTAAGAATATAGAAATAAATAATAAAGTAATTCTCGCACCTATGGCTGGTGTGTCAAATAGTCCTTTTAGAAAACTAGCAAGAAAATATGGAGCAGGTTTAGTTTATGCTGAAATGGTTTCGGATAAAGGGTTAATAAATGCGAATGATAAAACTAAAAAAATGCTTTACATGGAAGATTTTGAAAAACCAATGATTCAACAAGTTTTTGGTTCTGATATTGAATCAATGGTTGAAGCAGCTAAATTTATTGACGAAAATAGTAATTGTGATGCTATAGATATTAATATGGGATGTCCAGTTCCTAAAGTTGCTATAAAAGCGCAAGCAGGTTCATCTTTAATGAAAGATCCAGCTAAAATTTATGAATTAGTAAAAGCAGTAAAAGAAGCTGTTAATAAACCAATAACTGTAAAAATTAGAAGTGGTTGGGATTCTGATAGTGTTAATGCTGTTGAGGTTGCTAAAAAAATTGAAGAAGCTGGTGCATCAGCAATTACAGTTCATGCGAGAACTCGTGCTCAAGGTTATTCTGGTGAACCAGATTTAGATGTTATAAAAGCAGTAAAAGAAGCTGTTAGTATTCCTGTTATAGGAAATGGAAATATTGTTGATGGAATTAGTGCAAAAAAAATGCTTGAATATACTAAATGTGATGCTGTTATGATTGGAAGAGCAGCACTTGGTAATCCATGGGTTTTCAGAGAAATTGATGCATTTTTAAATGGTGAAGAAATTCCACCTCGACCAACTAATAAGGAAATTTTTGATTTAATAATGACTCATATGGAAGAACTTATAAAGTTTAAAGGTGAAAAACTTGGTATCTTAGAAATGAGAGGTCATTCTCCTTGGTATTTAAAAGGCATTCCAAATGCTAGTGAAGTCCGTAAAAATCTTACAAAATGTAATTCTAAAGATGAAATGGAAGCTGTTTTAAGAGACTTTCTTCTATAA
- the hslO gene encoding Hsp33 family molecular chaperone HslO translates to MKDYAIIATAYNSEIRIYASKTTNLVNEARVIHDTWPTATAAFGRFLTVSAMMGLMYKDEEKLTLQIKGNGPIGTMLVDTCGNGEVRGDIINPHVYIRSEVKGKLDVGAAVGNGFLHVTKDLNMRSMFTSSSELKTGEIAEDFANYFVVSEQTPTAVSLGVLVENDQTVRSAGGFIVQVMPGASDETISQLERTIYDIGPVSRWFDEQKSLESLVSAIANKTEKVLDIKDLHYKCHCSKDGFARSLSALDNATMNELIEDNGIEVVCHFCKKKYHFDKNDLLKIRENQK, encoded by the coding sequence ATGAAAGATTACGCAATTATAGCAACCGCATATAACAGTGAAATTAGAATATATGCATCAAAAACAACAAATCTTGTCAATGAGGCAAGAGTAATACATGATACATGGCCAACTGCTACCGCAGCTTTTGGACGTTTTTTAACAGTTTCTGCAATGATGGGACTTATGTATAAAGATGAAGAAAAATTAACATTACAAATAAAAGGCAATGGTCCAATCGGAACAATGCTAGTTGACACATGTGGAAATGGTGAAGTTAGAGGAGATATTATTAACCCTCATGTTTATATTAGAAGTGAAGTAAAAGGAAAACTTGATGTTGGTGCCGCAGTCGGTAATGGATTCTTACACGTTACAAAAGACTTAAACATGAGAAGTATGTTTACATCTTCATCAGAATTAAAAACTGGTGAAATTGCCGAAGACTTTGCAAATTACTTCGTTGTTAGTGAACAAACACCTACTGCTGTTTCACTTGGTGTTTTAGTTGAAAATGATCAAACAGTTAGATCAGCTGGTGGATTTATTGTTCAAGTAATGCCAGGTGCATCAGATGAAACAATTAGTCAATTAGAAAGAACTATTTATGATATTGGTCCAGTAAGTAGATGGTTTGATGAACAAAAGTCTTTAGAATCACTAGTTTCAGCAATTGCTAATAAAACTGAAAAAGTTTTAGACATTAAAGATTTACATTATAAATGTCATTGTTCGAAAGATGGTTTTGCTCGTTCACTATCAGCACTTGATAATGCTACAATGAATGAACTAATTGAAGATAATGGAATTGAAGTTGTTTGTCACTTTTGTAAGAAAAAATATCATTTTGATAAAAATGATTTATTAAAAATTAGAGAAAATCAAAAATAA
- the tilS gene encoding tRNA lysidine(34) synthetase TilS, with protein MLNITNLLSSFKIDKKIPIIVAVSGGIDSMVLLNILITEKYKPIVVHFNHNTRKTNERDQDLIINFSKNNNLIYHIFSININEGNFQSEARDLRYEKLRMIAKKYKTSYIATAHHLDDLAETILIKMTRGSNLYGYSGIQPLYVKDEITYIRPLLNIDKKTIIDYALLHKIPYFTDESNYSDNYLRNRYRHTVIPILKQENQQFLKKVYNFHTQLKDAASYIKNQALKELHNNSINIENFKKLDVVIQKEMIAILFEQDNLETTFETIDKIRCMLLNDSPNQEYTLENKYTFIKAYNEAFIKKNQTKNVFDITLNDSLNILPNMEKITFFNNPSNIDNETVKICYNKLSLPLRARTRKPGDTLSFKYGRKKLKDYLIDLKLPKYERDKLWLITDSNDIILWVSNIYINETLGSEKQLQFLWEKGKNEQRY; from the coding sequence ATGTTAAATATTACTAATCTATTATCATCCTTTAAGATTGATAAAAAGATTCCAATCATCGTAGCAGTTAGTGGCGGAATTGACTCAATGGTATTATTGAATATTTTAATTACTGAAAAATACAAACCAATTGTAGTTCATTTTAACCATAATACTAGAAAAACAAATGAACGTGATCAAGATCTAATTATCAATTTCTCTAAAAACAACAATCTTATTTATCATATTTTCAGCATTAACATTAATGAAGGCAATTTTCAAAGTGAGGCAAGGGACTTACGCTATGAAAAATTAAGAATGATTGCTAAAAAATATAAAACTAGTTACATTGCTACAGCACATCACTTAGATGATTTAGCTGAAACAATTTTAATCAAAATGACTAGAGGTAGCAATCTATATGGTTACTCAGGTATTCAGCCACTTTACGTTAAAGACGAAATAACTTATATTAGACCTTTACTAAATATTGATAAAAAGACAATTATTGACTATGCACTATTACATAAAATTCCTTATTTTACTGACGAATCAAATTACTCTGATAACTATTTGAGAAATAGATATCGTCATACTGTAATTCCAATTTTGAAACAGGAAAATCAACAGTTTTTAAAAAAAGTTTATAACTTTCATACTCAACTAAAAGATGCAGCATCATACATAAAAAATCAAGCTTTAAAAGAACTTCATAATAACTCCATTAATATCGAAAATTTTAAAAAATTAGATGTAGTTATTCAAAAAGAAATGATTGCTATCCTATTTGAACAAGATAATCTTGAAACGACATTCGAAACAATCGATAAAATTAGATGTATGTTACTAAATGATTCTCCAAATCAAGAATACACTTTAGAGAATAAATATACTTTTATAAAGGCTTATAACGAAGCTTTTATTAAAAAAAATCAAACTAAGAATGTTTTTGACATTACATTAAATGATTCTTTAAATATTTTGCCAAATATGGAAAAAATCACATTTTTTAATAATCCTAGTAATATAGATAATGAAACAGTAAAAATATGTTATAATAAATTATCATTGCCATTGCGTGCGAGAACTCGAAAACCAGGCGATACTCTTTCGTTTAAATATGGAAGAAAAAAGTTGAAAGACTATCTTATAGACTTAAAACTTCCAAAATATGAACGAGATAAACTTTGGTTAATCACTGATAGCAATGATATTATTTTATGGGTTTCTAATATCTATATTAATGAAACTCTAGGTTCAGAAAAACAACTACAATTTTTATGGGAGAAAGGTAAAAATGAACAACGTTATTGA
- a CDS encoding ROK family protein: MKTNIVFVRINNDVCNVEIVSKLKIFNVTKRYKCSYHDFIANKDLFIKCDKVVLFYEKKQSEYIKQIETELKKIMKVLVVSSVDLKKLDEIVVYYEYDKDVSGKIIIGNKVFEGGNGFAGSFGNLKVIDETGFNKSCMLSDFTSVFSLKRLIEKYSYLYKNEFFNNKEISIKQIYENYKKNDLLAKKVLDILLEVIAESLENLIHIIDPNLIILNFNLGKYEKEFIGKIKEKLYKNTFQMFKARIERFDSTNKNYLLKIVCGSIYEN; this comes from the coding sequence ATGAAAACAAATATTGTTTTTGTAAGAATAAATAATGATGTTTGTAATGTTGAAATTGTCAGTAAATTAAAAATATTTAATGTAACAAAAAGATATAAATGTTCATATCATGATTTTATCGCAAACAAAGATTTATTTATTAAATGTGATAAAGTTGTTCTGTTTTATGAAAAAAAACAAAGTGAGTATATAAAACAGATTGAAACTGAACTAAAAAAGATAATGAAAGTTCTCGTAGTTTCTAGTGTAGATCTTAAAAAACTTGATGAAATAGTTGTCTATTATGAATATGATAAAGATGTTAGTGGAAAAATAATAATTGGAAATAAAGTGTTTGAAGGTGGAAATGGATTTGCAGGTAGTTTTGGAAATTTAAAAGTTATTGATGAAACTGGGTTTAACAAAAGTTGTATGCTTAGTGATTTTACAAGTGTTTTTAGTTTGAAGAGGCTGATTGAAAAATATTCATACTTATATAAAAATGAATTTTTTAATAATAAAGAAATTAGTATTAAACAAATATATGAAAACTATAAGAAAAACGATCTTTTAGCAAAAAAAGTTCTTGATATTCTTTTAGAAGTAATTGCAGAAAGTCTTGAAAATCTTATCCATATAATTGATCCTAATTTGATTATCCTAAATTTTAATTTGGGAAAATATGAAAAAGAGTTTATCGGAAAAATAAAAGAAAAATTATATAAAAATACATTTCAAATGTTTAAAGCGCGTATCGAAAGATTTGATAGTACTAATAAAAACTATCTTCTTAAAATTGTATGTGGTAGTATCTATGAAAATTAA
- a CDS encoding MarR family winged helix-turn-helix transcriptional regulator — protein sequence MGKAKNLVNELLVEVFNQILTIEEKILKKKGVELSMTEIHVLEAIRNVEPPTMSNVANRLRVTVGTLTTSIHTLVKKNYVIRKRDEYDKRIVLLELTDEAIDVLKIHDNFHDEMIDSVFKELKLDEDEVLIKSLERVSEYFKTKY from the coding sequence ATGGGAAAAGCTAAGAATTTAGTGAATGAGTTATTGGTTGAAGTTTTTAATCAAATATTAACAATTGAGGAAAAAATTCTTAAGAAAAAAGGTGTAGAACTCTCAATGACTGAAATACATGTATTAGAAGCGATAAGAAATGTTGAACCACCAACAATGAGTAACGTTGCTAATAGACTTAGAGTTACTGTTGGTACTTTAACAACATCAATTCATACATTAGTAAAAAAGAATTATGTTATTAGAAAACGTGATGAGTATGATAAAAGAATAGTTTTATTAGAACTTACAGATGAGGCAATTGATGTTCTGAAAATTCATGATAATTTTCACGATGAGATGATCGATTCGGTTTTTAAAGAACTGAAATTAGATGAAGATGAAGTTTTAATAAAATCTCTTGAAAGAGTTAGTGAGTACTTTAAAACGAAATATTAA
- the ftsH gene encoding ATP-dependent zinc metalloprotease FtsH, protein MALNNQTKKPVTKRRPDYLVIIISILIIFGVFYFVRNTLNKPVALTHNELTEAVTTGGIETYEMTKSNDTNFYIITGRVTETYKTANNLQTFNYTATIAYEDAKDLLVIMDTNGIVHIPSGINFWSIFFSILPLILAVIFFIFIFRNASNSNNKAFDFGKNRAKLSRNKSVTFNDVAGSIEEKEELAEVVDFLKNPKKYNEIGARIPKGVLLVGPPGTGKTLLARAVAGEADVPFFSISGSDFVEMFVGVGASRVRDLFKTAKENSPCIIFIDEIDAVGRQRGAGLGGGHDEREQTLNQLLVEMDGFSTNQGIIIIAATNRSDVLDPALLRPGRFDRQIIIDLPDIREREAILHIHARNKKIDSDVNFKLLAQRIPGFSGADIENLLNEAALLAARGNRRVIHEKDLDEAMDRVRMGPAKKSRKYNEREKRVVAYHEAGHAVIGIKLEHANVVQKVTIIPRGRAGGYNLMMPAEETFLQTKDSLVQTITGYLGGRVAEEIEFNSITTGAYNDFEMATKIARAMVTEYGMSDLGPIQYENRGQNVFLGRDYFNEKNFSDQVAHEIDNEVRKIITSCLEEARTILKENKQLLDTIADYLIKVETLTKADIDEIVATGKLSWYEKENDKTETTIIDATVTPVNEEIKKDEQ, encoded by the coding sequence ATGGCGTTGAATAATCAAACTAAAAAACCAGTAACAAAAAGAAGACCTGACTATTTAGTGATTATTATTTCCATTTTAATAATTTTCGGTGTTTTCTATTTCGTAAGAAATACACTTAACAAACCAGTGGCTTTAACACATAATGAGCTTACTGAAGCAGTAACTACTGGTGGAATTGAAACATATGAAATGACAAAAAGTAATGATACAAACTTTTATATCATTACTGGTAGAGTAACTGAAACGTATAAGACTGCAAATAATTTACAAACTTTTAATTATACTGCAACAATTGCTTATGAAGATGCAAAAGATCTTTTAGTTATTATGGATACTAATGGTATTGTCCATATTCCATCAGGAATAAACTTTTGGTCAATATTCTTTAGCATATTACCATTAATCTTAGCAGTTATATTCTTTATATTCATATTTAGAAATGCTTCTAATAGTAATAACAAAGCATTTGACTTTGGTAAAAATAGAGCAAAACTTTCAAGAAATAAATCAGTTACATTTAATGATGTCGCTGGTTCAATTGAAGAAAAAGAGGAACTTGCAGAAGTTGTCGACTTCTTAAAGAATCCTAAAAAATATAATGAAATTGGAGCTAGAATTCCAAAAGGTGTTCTTCTTGTTGGTCCTCCAGGTACTGGTAAGACTTTATTAGCAAGAGCCGTTGCTGGTGAAGCTGATGTTCCATTCTTCTCAATTTCTGGTTCTGACTTCGTGGAAATGTTTGTCGGTGTTGGTGCTTCTCGTGTTCGTGATTTATTTAAAACAGCGAAAGAAAATTCACCATGTATTATCTTTATTGATGAAATCGATGCTGTTGGACGCCAAAGAGGTGCTGGTTTAGGTGGGGGACACGATGAACGTGAACAAACACTTAATCAATTACTAGTAGAAATGGATGGTTTCTCAACAAACCAAGGTATTATTATTATTGCTGCAACAAATAGATCTGACGTTTTAGATCCTGCACTTCTTCGTCCAGGACGTTTTGACCGTCAAATAATTATTGATTTACCTGATATTAGAGAACGTGAAGCAATTTTACATATTCACGCTCGTAATAAAAAAATTGATAGTGATGTAAACTTTAAATTATTAGCTCAAAGAATTCCAGGATTCTCAGGAGCAGATATTGAAAACTTACTTAATGAAGCTGCATTACTTGCTGCAAGAGGTAATCGTCGTGTTATTCATGAAAAAGATTTAGATGAAGCAATGGACCGTGTTCGTATGGGACCTGCTAAGAAAAGTCGTAAATACAATGAACGTGAAAAACGTGTTGTTGCTTATCATGAAGCTGGACATGCTGTAATTGGTATCAAACTTGAACATGCTAACGTTGTTCAAAAAGTAACTATTATTCCTAGAGGTCGTGCTGGTGGTTATAACTTAATGATGCCCGCTGAAGAAACATTCTTACAAACGAAAGATTCATTAGTTCAAACAATCACTGGTTATCTTGGTGGACGTGTTGCTGAAGAAATTGAATTTAATTCAATCACTACTGGTGCATATAATGACTTTGAAATGGCGACTAAAATAGCAAGAGCAATGGTTACAGAATATGGAATGAGTGATTTAGGACCAATCCAATATGAAAACCGTGGACAAAATGTGTTCTTAGGAAGAGATTACTTTAACGAAAAGAATTTCTCAGACCAAGTAGCTCATGAAATTGATAATGAAGTTAGAAAAATTATTACTTCTTGTCTTGAAGAAGCAAGAACAATTCTAAAAGAAAACAAACAATTATTAGATACTATTGCTGATTACTTAATCAAAGTTGAAACATTAACAAAAGCTGATATTGATGAAATAGTTGCAACAGGTAAACTATCATGGTATGAAAAAGAAAATGATAAAACTGAAACAACAATTATTGATGCAACAGTAACACCTGTTAATGAAGAAATTAAAAAAGATGAACAATAA
- the lysS gene encoding lysine--tRNA ligase: protein MNDTDLNEQQLVRRQKAQELADKGINPFGKAFDRTHKIVDIISEYSKYNHDQLEEMKVPVIVAGRIVLKRGQGKAGFMHLQDRDGKIQVYVRLDAIGEEQYDVYKHADLGDIVGIDGVLFRTKTDELTIKATKFTHLTKALRPLPDKYHGLQDVEEARRRRYVDLIVNEDSRRIALLRPRIIRAIQNYFDSKGFVEVETPVLHSILGGAAARPFVTHHNTLDMDFYLRIATELPLKRLIVGGLEAVYEIGRLFRNEGISYKHNPEFTTIEAYLAYSDMKGMMNLIEDCLSTVTFNVLGTYDITFKEQIVHMQKPWQRIHMVDAINEKTGINFFNDYSLEDAKKLAKEHKIDVPKHFKYGHIVEAFFEKYVEETLIQPTMIFGHPTDISPLAKKDENDPRFTERFELFIVGAEFANAFSELNDPIDQRERFEAQLKEKDLGNDEATEMDTDFVEALEYGMPPTGGLGIGIDRLVMLLTNTPNIRDVILFPHARHR from the coding sequence ATGAACGATACAGATTTAAATGAACAACAATTAGTTCGTAGACAAAAAGCCCAAGAATTAGCTGATAAAGGGATTAATCCTTTTGGTAAGGCTTTTGATAGAACTCACAAAATTGTTGATATAATAAGTGAATATTCAAAATACAATCATGACCAATTAGAAGAAATGAAAGTTCCTGTAATTGTTGCAGGAAGAATAGTATTAAAACGTGGACAAGGTAAAGCTGGTTTTATGCATCTTCAAGACCGCGATGGAAAAATCCAAGTATATGTAAGATTGGATGCTATCGGGGAAGAACAATATGATGTTTATAAACATGCAGATCTTGGAGATATTGTTGGTATTGATGGCGTTCTTTTTAGAACAAAAACTGATGAACTAACAATTAAAGCAACTAAATTTACACACTTAACAAAGGCTCTTCGCCCACTACCTGATAAATATCATGGACTTCAAGATGTTGAAGAAGCAAGACGTCGTCGTTATGTAGATTTAATTGTTAATGAAGATTCTAGAAGAATTGCATTACTACGTCCAAGAATAATTAGAGCAATCCAAAATTATTTTGATTCTAAAGGATTTGTTGAAGTTGAAACTCCTGTACTACACTCAATCCTTGGTGGTGCTGCTGCTCGTCCTTTCGTTACGCACCATAATACACTTGATATGGACTTCTACTTACGTATAGCGACAGAGTTACCTTTAAAGCGTTTAATCGTTGGAGGTCTTGAAGCAGTTTATGAAATAGGTCGTTTATTTAGAAACGAAGGAATTAGTTACAAACATAATCCTGAATTTACAACAATTGAAGCTTATCTTGCTTATTCAGATATGAAAGGTATGATGAATTTAATTGAAGATTGTTTATCAACAGTTACATTCAATGTTTTAGGTACATATGATATAACATTTAAAGAACAAATAGTTCATATGCAAAAACCATGGCAAAGAATTCATATGGTTGATGCTATAAATGAAAAAACTGGTATTAACTTCTTCAATGACTATTCATTAGAAGATGCAAAAAAACTTGCTAAAGAACATAAGATTGATGTTCCAAAACATTTCAAATATGGTCATATTGTCGAAGCATTCTTCGAAAAATATGTTGAAGAAACACTAATTCAACCAACAATGATTTTTGGACATCCAACTGATATCAGCCCTTTAGCTAAAAAAGATGAAAATGATCCACGCTTCACTGAAAGATTTGAATTATTCATTGTCGGAGCAGAATTTGCGAATGCTTTTAGCGAACTTAATGATCCAATCGATCAAAGAGAACGTTTTGAAGCTCAATTAAAAGAAAAAGATTTAGGAAATGATGAAGCAACCGAAATGGATACTGATTTCGTTGAAGCTTTAGAATATGGTATGCCTCCAACTGGTGGACTAGGAATTGGTATTGATAGACTAGTTATGTTATTAACAAACACACCAAATATTAGAGATGTTATCTTATTCCCACACGCAAGACATAGATAA
- a CDS encoding DegV family protein, whose protein sequence is MKQKIGIVVCGNSGIDYLDIDFPIEVIRATLVIDKKEYEDFVDITAEKFYDIVVKNPNIDLSTSQTSTGRIADVYEKLKNEGYTDVIVVTVSSKLSGTFQGAVLAKELVEGINIYPIDSRSVSQGEVYLVLEAIKMIKEGKEVKTIIDKLEKMRDNISVYVLVDTLKYLVKNGRLSATSGFLGTLLKIKPLLKIQKDGSLVPHEKIRTTKKARERLIEIIKDEIKGKNIGLFIVHTNNRDEALSLKEDFLKLNSKLEIDVVPLTPVVGVHAGPGTLAVGYIIR, encoded by the coding sequence ATGAAACAAAAAATAGGTATAGTTGTCTGTGGAAATTCTGGTATTGATTATTTAGATATTGATTTCCCAATTGAAGTAATAAGAGCTACATTAGTAATTGATAAAAAAGAATATGAAGATTTTGTCGATATTACAGCAGAGAAATTTTATGATATAGTTGTTAAGAATCCAAATATAGATTTGTCGACATCACAAACATCAACAGGTAGAATAGCAGATGTTTATGAAAAATTAAAAAATGAAGGGTATACAGATGTTATCGTTGTTACAGTATCATCAAAATTATCTGGAACATTCCAAGGTGCAGTACTAGCAAAAGAACTGGTTGAAGGAATAAATATTTATCCTATTGATTCAAGAAGTGTTTCTCAAGGTGAAGTTTATTTAGTTTTAGAAGCTATTAAAATGATCAAAGAAGGTAAAGAAGTTAAAACAATCATTGATAAATTAGAAAAAATGAGAGATAATATAAGTGTCTACGTTTTAGTTGATACGCTTAAGTACTTGGTTAAGAATGGAAGATTATCTGCAACAAGTGGTTTTTTAGGAACATTGTTAAAGATTAAGCCACTTTTAAAAATCCAAAAAGATGGAAGTTTAGTTCCACATGAAAAAATAAGAACGACTAAGAAAGCTAGAGAAAGATTGATCGAAATTATTAAAGATGAAATTAAAGGTAAAAATATTGGTTTATTTATTGTTCATACGAACAATAGAGATGAGGCATTATCTTTAAAAGAAGATTTCTTGAAATTAAATTCGAAACTAGAAATTGATGTAGTTCCACTTACACCTGTTGTTGGTGTACATGCAGGACCAGGAACTTTAGCAGTTGGATATATTATAAGATAA
- a CDS encoding GNAT family N-acetyltransferase, protein MIRKMNKKDIPNILNLWLETNLEAHSFIDNAYFVSNVNNVKEELSDAIVYVYEENEEIIGFIGLEDNYIAGIFIDSKYQGKGIGNELLSKVKEIDENLTLKVYAKNEKALNFYKKQGFIIVHEVLDEVNNEKELVMVYTTKKQA, encoded by the coding sequence ATGATAAGAAAAATGAATAAAAAAGATATTCCAAATATTTTGAATTTATGGTTAGAAACAAACCTTGAAGCACATAGTTTTATTGATAATGCGTATTTTGTTAGCAATGTTAATAATGTTAAAGAAGAATTATCAGATGCAATAGTCTATGTCTATGAAGAAAATGAAGAAATTATTGGATTTATTGGTTTAGAAGATAATTACATCGCTGGAATATTTATTGATAGTAAGTATCAAGGAAAGGGAATTGGTAATGAACTTTTATCAAAAGTTAAAGAAATTGATGAAAATTTAACTTTAAAAGTTTATGCTAAAAATGAAAAAGCCCTTAATTTTTATAAGAAACAAGGTTTTATTATTGTTCATGAAGTATTAGATGAAGTTAATAATGAAAAAGAACTAGTAATGGTTTATACAACAAAAAAACAGGCTTAG